One stretch of Rosistilla oblonga DNA includes these proteins:
- a CDS encoding RNA polymerase sigma factor — protein MSEPDPISEQVRECADRIAESGAAALSGLYDLTSGRLVRFATTVTRNQHDAEDAVQSALVKVADNPRTLRRAERPWPYLLQMVRNESLLILRRKKRWRFATGIFDLLTRCPVDELEQEETYRMVWSAMRRLPPKQSEVVALKIWENFTFAQIGEVLMISPATAASRYRYGIAKLEIELRGEEVEERR, from the coding sequence ATGAGTGAACCCGACCCTATTTCCGAGCAAGTTCGCGAGTGTGCCGACCGGATCGCTGAAAGCGGTGCCGCAGCCCTCTCGGGACTCTACGACTTGACCTCCGGGCGGTTGGTTCGCTTCGCCACCACGGTCACTCGCAACCAGCACGATGCCGAAGACGCCGTGCAGTCGGCGCTGGTCAAAGTCGCCGACAACCCGCGGACGCTGCGCCGCGCCGAACGTCCCTGGCCCTATCTGTTGCAGATGGTACGGAACGAATCGCTGCTGATCCTGCGTCGCAAGAAACGCTGGCGATTTGCGACCGGGATCTTCGATCTTTTGACGCGTTGCCCCGTGGATGAACTGGAGCAGGAGGAGACCTATCGCATGGTCTGGTCGGCGATGCGCCGCTTGCCGCCGAAGCAGAGCGAAGTTGTCGCGCTGAAGATTTGGGAGAATTTCACGTTCGCGCAGATCGGCGAGGTCTTGATGATCTCGCCAGCGACCGCCGCCAGCCGTTACCGCTATGGGATCGCCAAGTTGGAGATCGAGTTGCGGGGCGAGGAAGTGGAGGAGCGGCGATGA
- a CDS encoding DUF1573 domain-containing protein, whose protein sequence is MNTLKVRGVCGLMLIALVAPQAGAVEWADNMFPVKKHEFGTVAVAAKTEFRFPFKNLYKEDVHVSTVRASCGCTTPIIENHTLKTGETGHILARFNTGSFHGKKGATLTVVIDKPYYAEVQLRVDGYIRRDIVFNPGQVEFGSVMQGESVHKEIGVTYAGRSDWKIVEVQSPSPNVAAAFEEVSRNGGRVSYKLNVAFDGAAEPGQAHTNIVVITNDRAMPRVPLEVTYEVRPAVIVSPQVMAIGNLKPGESSEQRLVVRSDKPFRLTDIKAEGFSIEYKANAESKKMHVLPLKITAGDKAGSKSQRLIVHTDLPGDLTGSALVAGQIVAK, encoded by the coding sequence ATGAACACTCTGAAGGTACGAGGCGTTTGCGGGTTGATGCTGATCGCATTGGTCGCCCCGCAAGCTGGCGCAGTCGAATGGGCTGACAACATGTTTCCCGTCAAGAAGCATGAGTTTGGAACGGTCGCGGTCGCAGCCAAAACCGAATTCCGGTTCCCGTTCAAGAACCTATATAAGGAAGACGTCCACGTCTCCACGGTTCGGGCTAGCTGTGGTTGCACCACCCCGATCATCGAAAACCATACGCTTAAGACCGGCGAAACAGGACATATCCTGGCCCGCTTCAACACCGGTTCGTTCCACGGCAAGAAGGGAGCGACCCTGACCGTTGTGATCGACAAGCCGTATTATGCCGAAGTCCAATTGCGAGTCGATGGTTACATCCGCCGCGACATCGTCTTCAATCCCGGACAAGTCGAATTTGGATCGGTGATGCAGGGTGAATCGGTCCACAAAGAGATCGGTGTTACTTACGCTGGCCGCAGCGACTGGAAGATCGTCGAAGTCCAATCGCCTTCGCCCAACGTCGCCGCTGCGTTCGAAGAGGTTTCCCGCAACGGAGGCCGCGTTTCCTACAAGTTGAATGTCGCGTTCGACGGTGCCGCCGAACCGGGCCAAGCACACACGAACATCGTCGTGATCACCAACGACCGCGCGATGCCACGTGTTCCTTTGGAAGTCACCTACGAAGTCCGACCCGCAGTCATCGTCAGCCCGCAAGTCATGGCGATCGGCAACCTGAAACCAGGCGAATCGTCGGAGCAACGGTTGGTTGTTCGCAGCGATAAACCGTTCCGCTTGACCGATATCAAGGCCGAAGGCTTCAGCATCGAATACAAAGCCAACGCAGAATCGAAGAAGATGCACGTCTTGCCACTGAAGATCACCGCGGGTGATAAAGCGGGCTCGAAGAGCCAACGATTGATCGTCCATACCGATCTGCCCGGCGACCTCACCGGCAGCGCTCTGGTAGCTGGCCAAATCGTCGCTAAGTAG
- the ilvN gene encoding acetolactate synthase small subunit produces MRHVLSALVQNVPGVLAHISGMLASRGYNIDSLAVGETDDPHLSHMTFVVVGDEKTLAQVRKQLEKIVTVVRVMDISATDFVERDLMLCKVQAAPGPSRSEVRELVDIFRGRIVDVGPDEITIEMSGRESKVEAFIERMRTYGIIELVRTGRIAMVRSGAVSEEPVE; encoded by the coding sequence ATGCGACACGTTCTATCGGCCCTCGTTCAGAATGTTCCCGGTGTGCTCGCGCACATCTCGGGGATGTTGGCCTCGCGCGGATACAACATCGACTCATTGGCAGTCGGGGAAACCGACGATCCCCACTTGTCTCACATGACCTTTGTCGTGGTGGGAGACGAGAAGACGCTGGCGCAGGTCCGCAAGCAGCTGGAAAAGATTGTGACCGTCGTCCGCGTGATGGATATCAGTGCGACCGATTTCGTCGAACGCGATTTGATGCTGTGCAAGGTGCAAGCGGCTCCTGGCCCTTCGCGATCGGAAGTTCGCGAACTTGTCGACATCTTCCGCGGCCGGATTGTTGACGTCGGTCCCGACGAAATCACGATCGAGATGAGCGGACGCGAAAGCAAGGTCGAAGCGTTCATCGAACGGATGCGAACCTACGGAATCATCGAACTGGTTCGAACCGGGCGAATCGCCATGGTCCGCAGCGGTGCGGTGAGCGAAGAGCCAGTCGAATAA
- the ilvC gene encoding ketol-acid reductoisomerase gives MAATIYYDNDADLSHLKGKTIAIIGYGSQGHAQAQNLRDSGCDVIIGQRPGGPNYDLAKSHGFEPMSADEATAKADVVNLLLPDEVQGDIYKAQIRDNLQPGNVLMCSHGFNIHFGQIEPPTGVDTLLVAPKGPGHLVRSEYEKGGGVPSLIALGEGASEETKQIGLAYAKGIGGTRGGVIETTFQEETETDLFGEQVVLCGGLSELIKAGFETLVEAGYQPEMAYFECMHEVKLIVDLFYQGGLSYMRYSISNTAEYGDYVTGPRIITPETKAEMKRVLTEIQNGTFARNWILENRGGAAMFKTTRRLEQGHEIENVGKRLRSLMSWIDDKQV, from the coding sequence ATGGCGGCCACGATTTATTACGACAACGACGCCGATCTGTCCCACCTGAAAGGCAAGACGATCGCGATTATTGGTTACGGTTCGCAGGGCCACGCCCAAGCGCAGAACCTTCGCGACAGCGGCTGCGATGTGATCATCGGCCAACGCCCCGGCGGACCAAACTACGATTTGGCCAAGAGCCACGGCTTCGAACCGATGTCCGCTGACGAAGCGACCGCCAAGGCCGACGTCGTCAACCTGTTGCTCCCCGACGAAGTTCAGGGCGACATCTACAAGGCTCAGATCCGCGACAACCTGCAGCCAGGCAACGTCCTGATGTGCTCGCACGGTTTCAACATCCACTTCGGCCAAATCGAACCGCCAACCGGTGTCGACACCCTGTTGGTCGCCCCCAAGGGCCCCGGGCACTTGGTCCGTAGCGAATACGAAAAGGGTGGCGGCGTCCCCAGCTTGATCGCTTTGGGCGAAGGAGCCAGCGAAGAGACCAAGCAGATCGGTCTGGCTTATGCCAAGGGCATCGGCGGCACCCGTGGTGGCGTTATCGAGACGACCTTCCAAGAAGAGACCGAGACCGACCTGTTCGGCGAACAAGTGGTTCTCTGTGGCGGTTTGAGCGAACTGATCAAAGCGGGCTTCGAAACGCTTGTCGAAGCTGGCTACCAACCCGAGATGGCCTACTTCGAGTGCATGCACGAAGTCAAGCTGATCGTCGACCTGTTCTACCAGGGCGGACTTAGCTACATGCGTTACAGCATCTCGAACACCGCTGAATACGGCGACTACGTCACCGGCCCGCGAATCATCACGCCTGAAACCAAGGCAGAGATGAAGCGAGTTCTGACCGAAATCCAAAACGGCACCTTCGCTCGCAACTGGATCTTGGAGAACCGCGGCGGTGCTGCGATGTTCAAGACGACCCGTCGTCTGGAGCAAGGTCACGAGATCGAAAACGTCGGCAAGCGTCTGCGTTCGCTGATGAGCTGGATCGACGACAAGCAAGTCTAG